One region of Spiroplasma endosymbiont of Asaphidion curtum genomic DNA includes:
- a CDS encoding RelA/SpoT family protein, giving the protein MKSITFKQVLDKVKTYISNEKDIEEIKRAYAYAYNKHDQQLRKSGEPYINHPLWTTYYLATWHMDLATLISGLLHDVLEDTPTTFEDLNKEFDIEISTLVEAVTKVSYFAKMNRSEIKSNYLRKLYLSMAHDIRVIVIKLADRLHNIQTIEYLELEKQKVIAKETLEVYSSIAHRLGMRQVKSLLEDLSFAILNPVEYKRISRNVDLEKEHLESLMAVMMNNIKSLLSSKNIKATISGRSKSIYSIYRKMYYFGRKFEDIHDLLAIRIITNTIDECYTILGYLHQQFPPLPGRFKDYIATPKYNLYQSLHTTVIQDSIIYEIQIRTVDMDEKATYGAASHWKYKEGEIYNTKKRQADIDERLDIFNRILDLENINNEELESNEKSNMELAVKSDIFTSLIYVLTPNGKVITLPFGSTILDFAYKVHTDIGEKTTGGKINGNYVSISTVLKSGDVVEIKTSKNMRPSRDWLVIAKTSYALHKIKRFLKKQEQEFDETHKDNESKNLKKIKNIKKAIDDALTQRKLKWKLVSQKELMHRLKQLKYHTLEDFYLDVANKKYQLDDAINLLLASNETSPNTYLNHLQEKKVEKINLKDDIIVKGADNIKATLAHCCMPVPLEPITGYVSKLGGIRVHRVKCHNILPEERQGRLLEVWWNENIVKRDQYYSNIKVICYDRDGLMANITHILANLNASIQQIHIETSSDNKYSINLVIKIANKVLLQQLLSSLQQIPHVYDVIVMEN; this is encoded by the coding sequence ATGAAATCGATAACATTTAAACAAGTTTTAGATAAAGTTAAAACTTATATTAGTAACGAAAAAGATATTGAGGAAATAAAACGAGCATATGCCTATGCTTATAATAAACATGATCAGCAGTTAAGAAAAAGTGGTGAACCTTATATTAATCATCCTTTATGAACAACTTATTATTTGGCAACATGGCATATGGATTTAGCGACATTAATTTCTGGTTTATTACATGATGTGTTAGAAGACACACCGACAACTTTTGAAGACTTGAATAAAGAGTTTGATATTGAGATATCAACTTTAGTTGAAGCGGTCACGAAAGTATCTTATTTTGCTAAAATGAATCGTAGTGAAATTAAATCTAATTATTTGCGAAAGTTATATTTAAGTATGGCCCATGATATTCGTGTTATTGTTATTAAGTTAGCAGATCGTTTGCATAATATCCAAACAATTGAATATTTGGAACTAGAAAAACAAAAAGTTATTGCGAAAGAAACTTTAGAAGTTTATTCTTCAATTGCGCACCGGTTAGGGATGCGACAAGTAAAAAGTCTTTTAGAAGACTTGTCTTTTGCAATTTTAAATCCTGTTGAGTATAAAAGAATTTCTCGCAATGTTGATTTGGAAAAAGAACATTTAGAATCATTAATGGCAGTAATGATGAACAATATTAAGTCATTATTAAGTAGTAAGAATATTAAAGCAACAATTTCTGGTCGTAGCAAAAGTATTTATTCAATTTATCGTAAGATGTATTATTTTGGGCGTAAATTTGAAGATATTCATGATTTATTAGCGATAAGAATTATTACTAATACGATTGATGAATGTTATACGATTTTAGGTTATTTACATCAACAATTTCCGCCTTTACCAGGAAGATTTAAGGACTATATTGCAACGCCTAAATATAATTTATATCAGTCATTACATACAACAGTTATTCAAGATTCAATAATTTATGAGATTCAAATTCGAACTGTTGATATGGATGAAAAGGCAACTTATGGGGCGGCGTCGCATTGAAAGTATAAAGAGGGCGAAATCTATAATACTAAAAAACGCCAAGCTGATATTGATGAGCGATTAGATATTTTTAATCGGATTTTAGATTTAGAAAATATTAATAATGAAGAATTAGAAAGTAATGAAAAATCAAATATGGAGTTAGCAGTTAAGAGTGATATTTTTACTTCTTTAATTTATGTTTTAACTCCTAATGGTAAAGTTATTACTTTGCCTTTTGGGTCAACAATTTTAGATTTTGCATATAAAGTTCATACTGATATTGGCGAGAAAACTACTGGTGGTAAAATTAATGGTAACTATGTTTCTATTAGTACTGTTTTAAAATCTGGTGATGTTGTGGAAATTAAAACTAGTAAAAATATGCGACCATCCCGTGACTGACTAGTTATTGCTAAAACTAGTTATGCATTGCATAAAATTAAAAGATTTTTAAAAAAACAAGAGCAAGAATTTGATGAAACTCATAAGGATAATGAATCTAAAAATCTTAAAAAAATTAAAAATATTAAAAAAGCGATTGATGATGCTTTAACGCAGCGGAAATTAAAATGAAAGTTAGTTTCCCAAAAAGAACTAATGCATCGCTTAAAGCAATTAAAATATCATACTTTAGAAGATTTTTATTTAGATGTTGCCAATAAGAAATATCAACTTGATGATGCGATTAATCTTTTATTAGCAAGTAATGAAACTAGTCCTAATACTTATTTAAATCATCTTCAAGAAAAAAAAGTTGAAAAAATTAACTTAAAAGACGACATTATTGTTAAAGGTGCTGATAATATTAAAGCAACTTTAGCTCATTGTTGTATGCCAGTGCCGTTAGAACCAATTACGGGATATGTTAGTAAACTTGGTGGGATTCGCGTGCATCGAGTTAAATGCCACAATATTCTTCCAGAAGAACGACAAGGGCGACTTCTGGAAGTGTGGTGGAATGAAAATATCGTTAAGCGCGATCAATATTATAGTAATATTAAAGTAATTTGTTATGACCGTGATGGTTTAATGGCTAATATTACACATATTCTTGCTAATTTAAATGCTTCGATTCAACAAATTCATATTGAAACAAGTTCGGATAATAAATACAGTATTAATCTTGTTATTAAAATTGCTAACAAAGTTCTTCTTCAACAATTACTGTCATCATTACAACAAATACCCCATGTGTATGATGTCATTGTAATGGAAAACTAG
- a CDS encoding adenine phosphoribosyltransferase, which produces MDLKKLIIDVPNFPKAGIQFKDITPLLANGAAFKQVVKQLEEIVKSFKPDVIVAPEARGFIFATPVASELGLGFIPIRKSDKLPRAVIHKSYELEYNKSTLAIHKDAIVPGMKVVIVDDLLASGGTIDAIINLIEELQGEVIAAVFVIELTSFKAREQFPNLKIESLIQY; this is translated from the coding sequence ATGGATTTAAAAAAATTAATAATTGATGTTCCTAATTTTCCAAAAGCAGGAATTCAATTTAAGGATATAACACCATTATTGGCTAATGGTGCAGCATTTAAACAAGTCGTTAAGCAATTAGAGGAAATTGTTAAATCATTTAAACCCGATGTTATTGTGGCACCCGAAGCCCGAGGATTTATTTTTGCAACTCCGGTTGCTAGTGAATTGGGATTGGGATTTATTCCCATTCGCAAGTCAGATAAATTACCACGAGCAGTTATTCATAAAAGTTATGAATTAGAATATAATAAAAGTACTTTAGCAATTCATAAGGATGCAATTGTTCCCGGAATGAAAGTTGTTATTGTTGATGATTTGCTAGCCAGTGGTGGTACGATTGATGCCATTATTAATTTAATTGAAGAATTACAGGGCGAAGTTATTGCCGCGGTATTTGTTATTGAATTGACTAGTTTTAAAGCCCGTGAGCAATTTCCTAATTTAAAAATTGAAAGTTTAATTCAATATTAA